DNA from Terriglobus tenax:
AAACGGGCAATGCCGTGGGTATAGACACCGTCGCGTGTCGTTTCCGCAAACAGCGTGGCAGACTCCTGCGCGCGGGCAGGTGCATAGCCAAGGTTACGGTGAGCCAGAACAAGAGTACGGACCAGTTCGTCATACGGAATGCGCAGCATCCTTCCAGCTTAGCGAACCGGAGTCCTGAGAAAATAGAGAGATGGAAGAGTTTTCAACCAGCTCGCGCCGATCTTTGATGGTGGCGCTTCTGGTAGCGGGCGCCCTGTTCATGGAGAACCTGGACGGCACGATCATCGCGACCGGCCTGCCGAAGATCGGCGAGACCTTTCGTGTTGCCGCTGTCGATGTAAATGTCGGCATGACGGCCTATCTGCTGGCTGTTGCCGTTTTTATCCCGATCAGCGGATGGGTGGCTGACCGCTGGGGTTCGCGCACCGTCTTCGGCTCAGCGATTGTCGTCTTCACCATTGCCTCGGTACTTTGCGGCATCAGCCAGAACCTGTGGGAGTTCACCCTGGCCCGCGTGCTGCAGGGAATTGGCGGAGCTATGATGGTTCCTGTCGGCCGGCTCATGGTCGTCAAAGTCACGCCCAAAGATCAGATCATGATGGCCATTGCCTGGACCATCTGGCCGGCGCTGGTGGCGCCTATCCTTGGCCCGCCGCTCGGCGGCTTTATCGTCACCTACTGGTCCTGGCGCTGGATCTTTCTGCTCAATGTCCCCATTGGCATTGCCTGCCTCATCGCCAACGGCATCCTGGTCAGAAACTCCCACGAAGAGCGCCCTCCCGCTTTCGATTGGCTCGGCTTCCTGCTCATCGGGGGCACCTGCTTCTCTCTGGTCTACGCTATGGAACTCATCGGTCGTGAGCCCGCGGACTGGACGCTGGGCGGCATTCTGTTCGTCGTTGCGATTCTTTGTCTCGTACTGTCGCGCTGGCACCTGCGCCGGGCTTCCAACCCTCTGTTCGATCTCAGCGTCCTTCGCATCCAGACCTTCTCCGCTGTCATCTGGGGAGGCTCAGCCTTCCGCGTCGCCATCTTTATGGCTCCCTTCCTGCTGCCGTTGATGTTCCAGCTCGGCTTCGGCTTGAATGCCTTCCAGTCCGGCTCGCTTACGCTGGCGGTCTTCGCCGGCAACCTCGCCATGAAGCCTGTCACCACGCCGCTTCTGCGCCGGTTTGGCTTCCGCACGGTACTGATCTGGAACGGCATCCTGACTGCGGGATCGTTGCTCTGGTGCGCTCTGCTGGAACCCTGGACGGCCCATTGGCTGGTGCTGCTGGTGCTCTTTCTCAGCGGTCTTGGACGCAGCATGCAGCTCACGTCACTCACAACCATGGGGTACGCCGATCTTCCTAAAGACAAAGTAAGCACCGCCTCCGCCTTTGCCAGCACAGTGCAGCAGATGACCGTCGGTGGAGGAGTGGCCTTCGGAGTATTGCTCCTGCGTGGGTCAGCAGCCCTGCATGGGCGCCACGGCGGCACGCCGCAGGTTGTTGACTTCCGCTGGGCTTTCTACATCGTTGCGGCAATCGCCTTACTTAGCCTTCTGGACATCCTCAAGCTGCCGCATACAGCAGGCGCAGCTGTCAGCGGCCATGTCACAGAACAGGAAGAGCCCGTCGAGGCCTAGAAAGATAGGCTCCGGCTACCGGGTGATTGTTGAGTTATTCCAGAAGCCAGGAAAGAACGAGAGCTTGCGGGAAAAGGAGATTGGTAACTTCGCCTCATAGAGACCGAGTTTGTAGCCCAAAAGCTTTGCGGCAGTACGAGCAGCTTCTTCTGGCAGAAGATACCACTTGTCGGGCCAGAGATAGCGGACCTCCGACTTAACAAAACGCAATCCTTCCCCATTCGTGTTGCCAAAGGCCTCGCCCATCCAGGACTCGCGGTGGTGACACACACCAATATCGAAATACCGTCGAAACTCTTCGACTGGATTATAGGAGTGAGAGTGGTAGACCTGGGCTTCCGCCTGGTATACAGTTTTCCATCCAGTCATGAGCAACCGCGCAGAAACGATAGAGTCTTCCGCGATAATTACGTCGCTTGGAAACCCTCCCACCGATTGCAATGCTGTTACGCGATAAGCGGCAAAGCTATTAGACGAAAATGCCGCCTTGATTCCCATCGTCTTCCGGCTTTCATAGGTCCGGACGCAACTGTTTGCCGGATAGTTGAACAACCGTGCGTGAGCTTCAAAAGGACCTGCACCAGGGCGAGGCAACTGGCGCCCGTAGGTCATGCCGACTTCAGGATCCTCGAAAGGTTGAACAAGTTTATCCAGAGCATCCGGGCCTGCCAGGATCGCATCCTGCGTCATGTAAACGACAAACTCTGCCCAAGGTGCGTACTCAAGGGCCTTCTGGCGAGTTCCGCCATGATTGAAGTCTTCCTTGCGAATACGCACGACTGTGAAGCCCTCTTTTTCTGCGAGTACGGCTGTACCGTCTTCCGAGGAAGAGTCAATCACAATGATCTGGCTTAGAGGGAAGCACTGCATCCGAAGCCCTGAAGCAAGTGCGCTCCAATCTGATGCGGCATTACGCGTCGGTATGACAACCGCAATCTGCGAGCGTTGGATCCCGATTTGTTCTTTGCAAGAAGGCTCAACTTTAACTGAAGACATCGGCAACACCCTTGACCCCAAAAGGTAAGAAGAATC
Protein-coding regions in this window:
- a CDS encoding glycosyltransferase, which encodes MSSVKVEPSCKEQIGIQRSQIAVVIPTRNAASDWSALASGLRMQCFPLSQIIVIDSSSEDGTAVLAEKEGFTVVRIRKEDFNHGGTRQKALEYAPWAEFVVYMTQDAILAGPDALDKLVQPFEDPEVGMTYGRQLPRPGAGPFEAHARLFNYPANSCVRTYESRKTMGIKAAFSSNSFAAYRVTALQSVGGFPSDVIIAEDSIVSARLLMTGWKTVYQAEAQVYHSHSYNPVEEFRRYFDIGVCHHRESWMGEAFGNTNGEGLRFVKSEVRYLWPDKWYLLPEEAARTAAKLLGYKLGLYEAKLPISFSRKLSFFPGFWNNSTITR
- a CDS encoding MFS transporter, coding for MEEFSTSSRRSLMVALLVAGALFMENLDGTIIATGLPKIGETFRVAAVDVNVGMTAYLLAVAVFIPISGWVADRWGSRTVFGSAIVVFTIASVLCGISQNLWEFTLARVLQGIGGAMMVPVGRLMVVKVTPKDQIMMAIAWTIWPALVAPILGPPLGGFIVTYWSWRWIFLLNVPIGIACLIANGILVRNSHEERPPAFDWLGFLLIGGTCFSLVYAMELIGREPADWTLGGILFVVAILCLVLSRWHLRRASNPLFDLSVLRIQTFSAVIWGGSAFRVAIFMAPFLLPLMFQLGFGLNAFQSGSLTLAVFAGNLAMKPVTTPLLRRFGFRTVLIWNGILTAGSLLWCALLEPWTAHWLVLLVLFLSGLGRSMQLTSLTTMGYADLPKDKVSTASAFASTVQQMTVGGGVAFGVLLLRGSAALHGRHGGTPQVVDFRWAFYIVAAIALLSLLDILKLPHTAGAAVSGHVTEQEEPVEA